One region of Jonesiaceae bacterium BS-20 genomic DNA includes:
- the moaA gene encoding GTP 3',8-cyclase MoaA, whose translation MSLGMPQIVTAPRITKLVPGEVEPPLNPAPNLLVDSYGRRHRDLRISLTDRCNLRCTYCMPEEGMDWIAAANMLTLPEMTRIAAVAVACGVDEIRLTGGEPLMRPDIVAVVESLASLPGAPEISMTTNGLRLDRLAPQLKAAGLTRFNVSLDTIDRDRYLKMTRRDRIHQVFAGLDAIDAAGFTGTKLNAVLMTDMNEDEAPTLLRFALERGYELRIIEQMPLDAGHSWSREGMITADEILASIEAEFALTPVPARGAAPAERWYVNGTDATVGVIASVTRPFCGACDRIRLTSDGQLRNCLFARTETDLRSMLRAGCTDDDIAAALGLSISQKLPGHGINDPDFIQPERGMSAIGG comes from the coding sequence GTGAGTCTGGGTATGCCTCAAATTGTGACAGCCCCACGGATTACTAAGCTTGTGCCGGGCGAGGTTGAGCCGCCGCTCAACCCGGCCCCAAACCTCTTGGTTGATTCGTACGGTCGGCGTCACCGTGACCTAAGAATTTCGCTCACGGACCGTTGTAACCTACGTTGCACCTATTGCATGCCCGAGGAGGGGATGGACTGGATCGCAGCGGCTAACATGCTCACGCTCCCGGAGATGACACGGATTGCGGCCGTTGCGGTTGCCTGCGGTGTGGACGAGATTCGGCTGACCGGGGGTGAGCCGCTCATGCGACCGGACATCGTTGCCGTTGTTGAGTCCCTCGCTAGTTTGCCGGGTGCGCCAGAGATTTCGATGACCACCAACGGGTTACGGCTCGATCGGCTTGCGCCCCAGTTGAAGGCTGCCGGTCTGACGCGCTTCAATGTTTCACTCGACACCATCGATCGCGACCGGTACCTCAAGATGACCCGTCGGGACCGGATTCACCAGGTTTTTGCTGGGTTGGATGCGATTGACGCTGCTGGGTTTACCGGGACCAAGTTGAATGCGGTCCTCATGACTGACATGAACGAGGATGAGGCGCCAACCCTGCTGCGCTTTGCCCTTGAGCGCGGCTACGAGTTACGCATTATTGAGCAAATGCCTCTCGATGCCGGACACTCGTGGAGCAGAGAAGGCATGATCACAGCGGATGAGATTTTGGCTTCTATCGAAGCCGAGTTCGCTTTGACTCCCGTGCCAGCACGCGGTGCGGCACCTGCCGAGCGCTGGTACGTCAACGGCACGGACGCAACCGTTGGTGTCATTGCATCTGTAACTAGGCCATTTTGTGGGGCCTGCGACCGGATTAGGCTGACTTCTGATGGTCAACTGCGCAACTGTTTGTTTGCCCGTACAGAAACAGACCTACGGTCGATGCTGCGAGCGGGCTGCACGGATGACGACATTGCTGCGGCCCTTGGCCTATCAATCAGTCAGAAATTGCCTGGGCACGGGATTAACGATCCAGACTTTATCCAACCCGAGCGGGGTATGTCCGCGATCGGTGGGTAA
- a CDS encoding molybdenum cofactor biosynthesis protein MoaE: MSDNEPSQVVLATIATTPITLTAHEDLAGCDWAGATVGFGGIVRDHDGGRSVTRLEYEGHPQAQQFITEIADRVAAKYQGVRIAVTHRVGVLEIGDVALAAAVASAHRAEAFAACAELVEDIKANLPIWKNQFFTDGTQEWVGSL, encoded by the coding sequence ATGTCTGACAATGAGCCTTCGCAGGTAGTCCTTGCCACCATTGCCACCACACCAATCACGTTAACCGCGCATGAAGATCTAGCCGGATGCGACTGGGCCGGTGCGACCGTTGGTTTTGGTGGGATTGTGCGTGACCATGATGGCGGGCGCAGCGTGACTCGTTTGGAATACGAGGGCCATCCGCAGGCACAGCAGTTCATTACTGAAATTGCGGACCGGGTCGCGGCTAAGTATCAGGGCGTGCGGATTGCGGTGACCCACCGGGTCGGCGTGCTTGAGATCGGCGATGTCGCGTTGGCGGCGGCGGTGGCTTCCGCGCACCGTGCTGAAGCGTTTGCGGCCTGTGCCGAGTTGGTCGAGGACATCAAGGCAAACTTGCCGATCTGGAAAAACCAATTCTTCACCGATGGCACCCAGGAATGGGTTGGTTCGCTGTGA
- the moaCB gene encoding bifunctional molybdenum cofactor biosynthesis protein MoaC/MoaB yields the protein MSQEPILPSNGAEGKSDRLTHVDSSGKVHMVDVGDKPVTKRRSVARGHVALEPHTITLLREGELKKGDALAVARIAGTAAAKKTPDLIPLCHPVAITSVSVTVDLVADGVAIEASVRTADRTGIEMEALTCVAAAALNVIDMVKAVDRAAHITKIWVEKKEGGASGSWERGQAVELVTGAQHATGAGSAIGAEQVTGAEPQSRAEVVSSTVATPPSPHASVPAPTLDAGAAHGARKATGTVGVITISDRAARGERVDETGPMICQTVTDWGATPTHLTVPDDAADITNATRTLIEGGAWLIVTTGGTGITVRDVTPQTLSRIFDFEIPGIAEALRQAGVGKAPGALLSRSVAGVIGNTAVVTLPGSVGGVRDGLDVIGGVIGHLSHQLANGDH from the coding sequence GTGTCACAAGAACCCATCCTGCCAAGCAACGGGGCAGAAGGTAAGTCAGACAGGCTGACACACGTGGATTCTTCCGGAAAAGTTCACATGGTTGACGTTGGTGACAAACCTGTCACCAAACGGCGTTCGGTCGCGCGCGGTCATGTTGCGCTCGAGCCGCACACAATCACGTTGCTGCGCGAGGGCGAACTCAAGAAGGGGGACGCGCTTGCCGTGGCGCGGATTGCTGGAACCGCTGCTGCAAAAAAGACCCCGGACCTGATTCCACTCTGCCACCCGGTAGCGATCACCTCGGTCAGCGTCACCGTAGATCTCGTTGCCGATGGTGTGGCAATCGAAGCTTCCGTGCGCACGGCTGACCGCACGGGCATTGAAATGGAAGCCCTGACCTGTGTTGCTGCCGCAGCACTGAACGTGATCGACATGGTCAAAGCCGTGGACCGGGCCGCCCACATCACGAAAATTTGGGTTGAGAAAAAAGAAGGCGGGGCATCGGGAAGTTGGGAGCGAGGTCAGGCTGTTGAGCTGGTAACCGGAGCCCAACACGCAACCGGAGCTGGATCAGCAATCGGCGCTGAGCAGGTCACCGGCGCTGAGCCGCAGTCTAGGGCTGAGGTGGTATCCAGCACCGTGGCCACACCGCCTTCGCCGCACGCAAGCGTGCCCGCGCCTACCCTCGATGCAGGAGCCGCCCATGGCGCGCGTAAGGCAACCGGGACCGTTGGCGTCATCACTATCTCCGACCGTGCCGCACGCGGTGAACGCGTGGATGAAACAGGGCCAATGATCTGCCAAACGGTCACGGATTGGGGCGCCACCCCAACGCACTTAACCGTGCCGGACGATGCGGCGGATATTACAAACGCGACTCGTACACTAATTGAAGGCGGAGCGTGGCTCATTGTTACCACCGGCGGAACCGGAATTACCGTACGCGATGTTACCCCGCAGACTCTGAGCAGGATATTCGACTTTGAAATCCCAGGGATCGCAGAGGCATTGCGCCAAGCAGGGGTTGGGAAAGCGCCGGGTGCGCTGCTTTCACGCAGCGTTGCCGGAGTTATCGGGAACACGGCGGTAGTGACCTTGCCTGGCTCGGTTGGGGGCGTTCGCGACGGGCTTGATGTAATTGGGGGAGTCATCGGACATTTGTCCCACCAGTTAGCTAATGGAGACCATTAA
- a CDS encoding molybdopterin molybdotransferase MoeA has product MTQQLPLIEPQWAHAHHAAFLSALPVSEEQIGLDQAVGRVLAHPVTSLTDLPRDVTSAMDGYAVSTPSGPWPIVGSSLAGHPMSGALEPGTCAVIATGAVVPDGTFGVVRHEFTDVSETDSRSLVTLNSDNRGEPFANSHVRPAGAEALAGETLIAAGTLLTPAHVGLAAVSGNDIVSVRRPVTAAILIMGDEVSHTGLPQVGQIRDAFAPQFPQYASMLGLTVVETRFIADTLESAVDAIASADVDVVITTGGTAAGPADFLHRALAQLHGQLIIDMIAMRPGHPNLLARLGENKFLVGLPGNPLSASLGGMLTLTRPLVRGLLGRPNIALGTVRTSQDVSAPAADSRLVPYTLSQTDQGPVATENKWLNSAMLRGFATAHGVMVVPPGGAVAGQEVVDLPLAWPTPDF; this is encoded by the coding sequence GTGACACAACAACTTCCTCTCATTGAGCCGCAGTGGGCGCACGCCCATCATGCCGCGTTTTTAAGTGCACTTCCCGTTTCCGAGGAGCAAATCGGTTTGGACCAGGCGGTGGGCCGCGTGCTTGCGCACCCGGTCACCTCACTGACGGACCTGCCCAGAGACGTTACCTCCGCGATGGATGGTTACGCCGTGTCCACGCCGTCTGGTCCCTGGCCCATCGTTGGCTCGTCCCTAGCAGGTCACCCCATGTCTGGGGCGCTAGAACCGGGCACCTGCGCGGTCATTGCAACCGGAGCGGTTGTACCCGATGGAACGTTTGGTGTGGTCCGCCATGAGTTTACCGACGTTTCCGAGACCGATAGTCGGTCTTTGGTCACGTTGAACTCGGATAATCGTGGTGAGCCATTCGCCAATAGCCATGTGCGGCCAGCCGGTGCCGAGGCATTAGCCGGTGAGACGCTCATTGCGGCCGGTACCTTGTTGACGCCTGCCCACGTGGGATTGGCTGCCGTTTCCGGCAACGACATCGTTTCGGTGCGCCGTCCGGTGACCGCCGCAATCTTGATCATGGGCGACGAGGTCAGCCATACTGGCCTGCCCCAAGTGGGACAGATTCGCGATGCCTTTGCTCCGCAGTTCCCGCAATACGCAAGCATGTTGGGGCTTACGGTTGTTGAGACACGTTTTATTGCCGATACGCTCGAGAGTGCGGTTGACGCTATTGCTAGCGCTGACGTAGACGTGGTTATCACGACCGGCGGAACAGCTGCCGGCCCAGCGGACTTTTTACATCGAGCGCTTGCCCAATTACACGGGCAGCTGATCATCGACATGATCGCGATGCGTCCGGGCCACCCAAACTTGCTGGCCCGTTTGGGTGAGAACAAGTTCTTAGTGGGGCTGCCCGGCAATCCGTTGTCGGCCTCCCTCGGTGGGATGCTGACTCTTACCCGTCCCCTCGTGCGTGGTCTTTTGGGACGGCCCAACATCGCCTTGGGAACCGTGCGCACCTCTCAGGATGTTTCAGCACCAGCGGCCGATTCCCGTCTAGTTCCGTACACCCTGAGCCAAACTGACCAGGGACCGGTGGCGACCGAAAACAAGTGGCTTAACTCGGCAATGTTGCGCGGCTTTGCTACCGCTCACGGCGTCATGGTGGTCCCACCCGGTGGCGCTGTAGCCGGACAAGAGGTCGTAGACCTTCCCCTAGCTTGGCCCACGCCAGACTTCTAA
- the narI gene encoding respiratory nitrate reductase subunit gamma, translating to MWANFFFVIFPYICLSVFVVGHIWRYKHDQFGWTTRTSQLMESKWLAWGSPLFHFGALFVILGHIGGLLIPREWTRAIGISDHFYHNMAVSVGSIAGVALTAGLVILLVRRFIYSDRVKVYNTGWDYVMYFLLSAAIFIGMWQTISINIFGAGFEYRGSVSIWFRQIFYFSPDPTLMLQAPFLFQLHAIVGILILAVWPFTRLVHVWSVPVAYLARPYIVYRRKHAPDLAPNHEERIKNLKR from the coding sequence GTGTGGGCTAACTTTTTCTTTGTTATCTTTCCGTACATCTGCCTCAGTGTTTTTGTGGTGGGCCATATTTGGCGCTACAAGCATGACCAATTTGGGTGGACCACCCGGACAAGTCAGCTCATGGAATCCAAGTGGCTGGCATGGGGATCACCGCTGTTTCACTTCGGTGCGCTGTTTGTGATCCTCGGACACATCGGTGGCTTGCTGATTCCACGCGAATGGACACGAGCCATTGGGATTTCCGACCACTTTTACCACAACATGGCGGTGTCAGTTGGGTCGATTGCCGGTGTCGCACTGACCGCCGGCTTGGTCATCTTGCTGGTGCGCCGGTTCATCTACTCTGACCGGGTCAAGGTGTACAACACCGGCTGGGATTACGTCATGTACTTCCTGCTGTCCGCGGCGATCTTCATTGGAATGTGGCAGACAATCTCGATCAACATTTTCGGTGCCGGCTTTGAGTACCGTGGCTCGGTGTCAATTTGGTTCCGTCAGATTTTCTACTTCAGCCCGGATCCAACGCTCATGTTGCAAGCTCCGTTCCTGTTCCAGTTGCACGCCATTGTGGGAATCTTGATTCTCGCGGTGTGGCCGTTTACCCGGTTAGTGCACGTGTGGTCAGTTCCGGTTGCTTACCTTGCGCGGCCTTACATTGTGTATCGCCGCAAGCACGCGCCGGACCTGGCCCCAAACCATGAAGAGCGGATCAAGAACCTCAAGCGTTAA
- the narJ gene encoding nitrate reductase molybdenum cofactor assembly chaperone, whose amino-acid sequence MTAGPDAAVTPAASGAAAPPKRRVPISLFRRSKRRGLTEIPGRADIWALSAVLLGYPDEEFYNMVPELDQAIADLPDSAPARRLGSFWTQFKAQTPMDARKHYVETFDLRRKCSLFLSYYLHGDTRQRGMALLTLKQRYRAYGFTPQENELPDYLPMVLEFAAYTGTGAGEGLLRTHRNGIELIVKALDARKTFYAEILKAVTDILGPVTERQMVAINELARTGPPTDTAGLDSPLAPYGATLPGGPNVPFGPPEVTCSSKG is encoded by the coding sequence ATGACCGCCGGTCCGGACGCAGCCGTAACTCCCGCTGCGTCCGGGGCTGCGGCCCCACCCAAACGCAGGGTGCCGATTTCGTTGTTTCGCCGGTCTAAGCGCCGGGGGCTCACCGAGATCCCCGGCCGTGCGGATATCTGGGCGCTCAGCGCAGTCCTGCTTGGCTACCCGGACGAAGAGTTCTACAACATGGTGCCCGAGTTGGACCAGGCCATCGCGGACTTGCCCGACAGCGCACCGGCCCGTCGCCTGGGGAGTTTTTGGACCCAGTTTAAGGCCCAGACACCAATGGATGCGCGTAAGCACTATGTTGAAACCTTTGACCTGCGCCGCAAGTGCTCCTTGTTTTTGAGCTACTACCTGCACGGGGATACCCGCCAGCGCGGAATGGCTCTGTTGACGCTCAAGCAACGATACCGAGCCTACGGGTTTACTCCCCAAGAAAATGAGCTCCCGGATTACCTACCCATGGTGCTCGAATTTGCTGCCTACACCGGGACGGGGGCCGGCGAGGGACTATTGCGGACCCACCGCAACGGTATTGAACTTATTGTCAAGGCACTCGATGCCCGCAAGACGTTCTACGCAGAAATCCTCAAGGCGGTTACCGATATTTTGGGGCCGGTCACCGAACGCCAGATGGTTGCAATTAACGAACTAGCTCGGACGGGTCCACCAACGGACACAGCCGGACTTGATTCCCCCTTGGCTCCCTACGGAGCTACCTTGCCTGGGGGACCCAACGTCCCCTTTGGTCCGCCCGAAGTAACCTGTTCGTCGAAGGGATAG
- the narH gene encoding nitrate reductase subunit beta: MRVMSQVAMVMNLDKCIGCHTCSVTCKQTWTNRDGVEYVWFNNVETKPGVGYPRGYEDQERWKGGWELDRKGKLRLRSGSRLRRLATIFHNPDMPTLDDYYEPATYDFDHLVSAPAGSDVPTARPKSAITGKDMKVEWGSNWDDDLGGSPEIAHLDPNLKTMSEKVKMSFEETFMFHLPRICEHCLNPACVSACPSSAMYKRVEDGIVLVDQDKCRGWRMCVSACPYKKVYINHNTGKAEKCTFCFPRIEAGQPTVCAETCVGRLRYIGIVFYDADAVEAAASVQNEQDLLDAQRDCILDPFDPEVLKAARAEGIQEDWIKAAQESPIYKLIHKFKIALPLHPEYRTMPMVWYVPPLSPVLDVADKLGLDNVDADDVFHTIDSLRIPMEYLASMFSAGDVDVVRGVLMRLAGMRTHMRSRTLEGDVDLELLDQIGMTAEEVEEMYRLLAIAKMEDRYVIPVAHTERAAEMAAWESGCSLDAPGGPGMSAKATRGGKVPLTLQLRRPS; this comes from the coding sequence ATGCGCGTCATGTCTCAGGTCGCCATGGTCATGAACCTAGATAAATGCATTGGCTGCCACACCTGTTCTGTTACCTGTAAGCAAACCTGGACCAACCGGGACGGCGTGGAATACGTCTGGTTCAACAACGTTGAGACCAAACCCGGCGTTGGTTACCCACGCGGTTATGAAGATCAAGAACGCTGGAAGGGCGGTTGGGAACTGGACCGTAAGGGCAAGTTGCGCTTACGCTCCGGATCTCGACTACGTCGCCTGGCCACGATCTTCCACAACCCGGACATGCCTACACTGGACGATTATTACGAGCCCGCAACCTACGACTTTGATCATTTAGTCTCGGCGCCCGCTGGCTCTGATGTCCCAACCGCGCGCCCCAAGAGCGCCATCACCGGTAAGGACATGAAGGTTGAGTGGGGTTCGAACTGGGATGACGACCTCGGCGGCTCGCCCGAGATTGCGCACCTGGACCCGAACCTGAAGACCATGTCTGAGAAGGTCAAGATGTCCTTCGAAGAAACCTTCATGTTTCACCTGCCACGCATCTGCGAGCACTGCCTCAACCCGGCCTGTGTCTCAGCTTGTCCGTCATCGGCAATGTATAAGCGCGTTGAAGATGGCATTGTCTTGGTGGACCAAGACAAGTGCCGTGGCTGGCGCATGTGTGTCTCGGCGTGCCCGTACAAGAAGGTTTACATTAACCACAACACGGGTAAGGCGGAGAAGTGCACCTTCTGCTTCCCCCGGATTGAGGCCGGTCAACCAACCGTTTGCGCTGAAACCTGTGTGGGACGGTTACGTTACATTGGCATTGTTTTCTACGATGCCGATGCCGTCGAGGCCGCCGCTTCAGTGCAAAACGAGCAGGATCTGCTCGATGCCCAACGCGACTGCATCCTCGATCCCTTCGACCCGGAAGTACTCAAGGCCGCACGTGCAGAGGGCATCCAGGAGGACTGGATCAAGGCGGCTCAAGAATCACCAATCTACAAACTGATCCACAAGTTCAAGATTGCGCTTCCACTGCACCCGGAGTACCGCACCATGCCAATGGTTTGGTACGTACCGCCGCTGTCACCGGTGCTGGACGTGGCTGACAAGCTTGGACTCGACAACGTGGACGCGGATGACGTCTTCCACACGATCGACTCCCTGCGTATCCCCATGGAGTACTTGGCATCGATGTTCTCTGCCGGAGACGTGGACGTTGTGCGCGGGGTCCTCATGCGCCTCGCAGGGATGCGTACTCACATGCGCTCTCGAACCCTTGAGGGAGACGTGGACCTGGAACTGCTGGACCAGATTGGCATGACCGCTGAGGAAGTCGAGGAGATGTACCGGCTCCTTGCGATCGCCAAGATGGAAGACCGCTACGTCATTCCGGTTGCGCACACCGAACGCGCCGCAGAGATGGCGGCGTGGGAGTCTGGTTGTTCTCTCGACGCCCCGGGTGGACCGGGCATGAGCGCCAAGGCCACCCGCGGCGGCAAGGTGCCGTTAACTCTGCAACTAAGAAGGCCATCATGA
- a CDS encoding nitrate reductase subunit alpha: MTMQDHEKLSPLAKKLLNTRSLFPGTEVFDNSHAFVETNPSDWDEFYRDRWSHDKVVRSTHGVNCTGSCAWDVYVKDGLITWEHQGLDYPTTGPDSPEYEPRGCPRGATFSWYTYSPSRVKYPYIRGVLLDMYLEARCELGDPVAAWASIVESPLKATLYKSARGTGGLVRADWDLATEIMAAAHVYTTKNYGPDRCVGFTPIPAMSMASFGVGTRFLSLLGGTLLSFYDWYADLPPASPQIWGDQTDVPESGDWWNSSYIIMWGSNVPVTRTPDAHFMTESRYKGTKIVAVSPDYADNVKFADDWLAPAPGTDGALAFAMGHVLLTEFYKERQVPYFDAYNKQFTDSPFLITLEEVEDQPGKYRSGKFLTAADLDPADVCGNTGERNDFRPVFLDARTDQAVVPNGTLADRWTEEGEGRWNLDLEDNDPIASLYGVTHKGIAAGTAEVVMPRFDEGPTEGGSIMVRGVPTMVVGGKLVTTVFDLLMANYGVGRDGLPGDWATGYDDVESVGTPAWQADITGVPAEQCARIAREFARNAEVTKGKSMIIMGAGVNHWYHADTIYRTFITLLTLAGTQGVNGGGWAHYVGQEKARPVTGQQHMSFALDWQRPPRHMAGTAFWYMATSQWRYEGFGADELMSPAGPGKFAKKSIADSLIQAQRLGWTPAHPGFNKNPLDIVDEANAAGVTVADHIVKNLKSGDLKFVMEDPDDPQNFPRVLTLWRANLIGNSAKGNEYFLKHLLGASNAVRATETAPECRPKDVKWHENAPEGKLDLLTNIDFRMTSTSLFADIVLPAATWYEKQDLSTTDMHPFVHALNAAITPPWEARTDYNAFLGLADKVSELAKIHLGTRTDVVAVPLAHDTADEMAQPGGVVKDWSKGEIDAIPGVTMPRIVTIERDFTKIGEKMRAVGPLISSIGTTTKGVTVVPEQAIEYLKKESGVVKEGIAKGRPRLDTAYQFCDAILALSGTTNGSVSKAGFEALERRVGKKLIDLGEENEDRQVRYADALTGPQPVYTSWEWSGIEKGGRRYSPFTINVEREKPWHTVTGRQHYFVDHDWMTELGEQLPVYRPPLDMARHYGNQGFTTPGSTGVTVRYLTPHSKWSMHSQFQDNPYMLGLSRGGPVIWMSVEDADEAGVKDNDWIEAVNRNGVIVCRAVVSHRMPQGTCYMYHSKDRNVDVPKAEASGKRGGIENALTMIMMKPSHFLGGYGQFTYAFNYYGPTGNQRDEFTVIRKRNQEVEY, from the coding sequence ATGACAATGCAAGATCATGAAAAATTGTCGCCATTAGCAAAGAAGCTTTTGAACACCCGGAGTCTCTTTCCGGGCACGGAAGTGTTTGATAATTCCCACGCTTTCGTTGAGACTAACCCATCAGACTGGGATGAGTTTTACCGCGACCGGTGGTCGCATGACAAAGTAGTTAGATCTACGCACGGCGTGAACTGCACCGGCTCGTGCGCTTGGGACGTTTACGTTAAGGATGGGTTGATTACTTGGGAACACCAGGGGTTGGATTATCCAACCACCGGCCCGGACAGCCCCGAGTATGAGCCACGCGGGTGCCCCCGTGGTGCGACCTTCTCCTGGTACACGTACTCACCCTCACGTGTGAAATACCCGTACATTCGTGGCGTTCTGCTGGACATGTACCTCGAGGCGCGCTGCGAGTTGGGGGACCCGGTTGCGGCTTGGGCCTCGATCGTTGAGAGCCCGCTCAAGGCCACGCTGTACAAGTCTGCTCGAGGAACCGGTGGTTTGGTCCGGGCGGACTGGGATCTGGCTACTGAGATTATGGCCGCCGCCCACGTGTACACCACTAAGAACTACGGCCCGGACCGGTGTGTCGGATTTACGCCAATCCCGGCCATGTCCATGGCCAGTTTTGGTGTCGGAACACGGTTCTTGTCGCTTCTCGGTGGAACACTCTTAAGCTTCTATGACTGGTATGCGGACCTGCCACCGGCGAGCCCGCAGATTTGGGGTGACCAAACGGATGTTCCTGAATCCGGCGACTGGTGGAACTCTAGTTACATCATCATGTGGGGTTCAAACGTTCCGGTCACTCGTACTCCGGACGCGCACTTCATGACCGAGTCACGCTACAAGGGCACCAAGATTGTTGCGGTAAGCCCGGACTACGCGGACAACGTGAAATTTGCCGATGACTGGCTTGCGCCAGCCCCGGGAACTGACGGCGCGCTTGCCTTTGCTATGGGCCACGTGCTGCTGACCGAGTTCTACAAGGAACGGCAGGTTCCATATTTCGATGCGTACAACAAGCAGTTCACGGACTCACCGTTCCTGATTACGCTCGAAGAAGTCGAGGACCAACCGGGTAAATACCGCTCGGGTAAATTCTTGACCGCAGCTGACCTAGACCCGGCTGACGTATGCGGTAACACCGGGGAGCGCAATGATTTCCGTCCTGTTTTCCTAGATGCCCGGACGGATCAAGCCGTGGTGCCAAACGGGACCCTTGCAGACCGCTGGACAGAGGAGGGTGAGGGACGCTGGAACCTTGACCTCGAGGACAATGATCCAATCGCTTCCCTTTACGGAGTGACCCACAAGGGAATTGCCGCAGGTACAGCTGAGGTTGTCATGCCACGCTTTGACGAGGGCCCAACCGAGGGGGGCTCGATCATGGTCCGTGGAGTTCCCACCATGGTTGTCGGTGGTAAACTTGTTACCACCGTGTTTGACCTGCTCATGGCCAACTACGGCGTGGGCCGCGACGGTCTGCCGGGGGATTGGGCAACCGGTTACGATGACGTCGAATCGGTAGGAACGCCCGCATGGCAGGCCGACATCACCGGTGTTCCCGCAGAGCAGTGCGCCCGGATTGCGCGCGAATTTGCCCGCAACGCCGAGGTCACCAAGGGGAAGTCCATGATCATCATGGGCGCGGGCGTCAACCACTGGTACCACGCAGACACTATTTACCGCACGTTCATCACCCTCCTAACGCTTGCCGGTACGCAGGGCGTCAACGGTGGCGGATGGGCCCATTACGTAGGGCAAGAAAAGGCGCGTCCCGTAACCGGTCAGCAGCACATGTCCTTTGCCCTAGACTGGCAGCGTCCACCACGTCACATGGCCGGAACCGCGTTCTGGTACATGGCTACGAGCCAATGGCGTTACGAGGGCTTTGGGGCTGACGAACTCATGTCGCCGGCCGGTCCTGGAAAGTTTGCCAAGAAGTCGATCGCGGATTCTCTCATCCAGGCGCAGCGGCTGGGCTGGACTCCGGCACACCCCGGATTTAACAAGAACCCGCTCGACATTGTTGATGAGGCAAACGCGGCCGGTGTTACCGTTGCGGATCACATTGTCAAGAACCTCAAAAGCGGTGACCTGAAATTTGTTATGGAGGATCCGGACGATCCACAGAACTTCCCGCGTGTGCTCACCCTGTGGCGCGCCAACCTGATCGGTAACTCAGCTAAGGGTAACGAGTACTTCCTGAAGCACCTGCTGGGAGCCTCGAACGCGGTTCGAGCCACGGAAACAGCGCCGGAGTGTCGTCCCAAGGACGTCAAGTGGCATGAAAATGCCCCAGAGGGCAAGCTCGATCTGCTGACCAACATCGATTTCCGGATGACTTCAACGTCGCTGTTTGCAGACATCGTGTTGCCGGCGGCTACTTGGTACGAGAAGCAAGACCTGTCGACCACGGATATGCACCCGTTTGTCCACGCCCTCAACGCGGCAATTACACCGCCGTGGGAAGCACGCACCGACTACAACGCATTCTTGGGTCTGGCGGACAAGGTTTCCGAGTTGGCCAAGATTCACTTAGGTACCCGCACTGACGTGGTAGCGGTTCCTCTTGCACACGACACGGCCGATGAGATGGCCCAACCCGGTGGTGTGGTCAAGGACTGGTCTAAGGGAGAAATCGATGCGATTCCTGGTGTGACCATGCCAAGGATTGTCACGATCGAGCGAGACTTCACCAAGATTGGTGAAAAAATGCGCGCCGTCGGGCCGCTCATTTCATCGATTGGAACCACTACCAAGGGGGTGACCGTTGTTCCCGAGCAGGCGATCGAATACCTGAAGAAGGAAAGCGGAGTGGTTAAGGAAGGGATTGCCAAGGGCCGGCCACGCCTCGACACCGCCTACCAGTTCTGCGACGCCATCTTGGCGCTTTCTGGAACCACCAACGGGTCGGTGTCTAAAGCTGGGTTTGAAGCACTTGAGAGACGAGTTGGTAAGAAACTCATTGACCTCGGTGAGGAAAATGAGGACCGTCAGGTGCGTTACGCAGATGCCTTGACCGGGCCGCAGCCGGTGTATACCAGCTGGGAATGGTCGGGGATTGAGAAGGGCGGCCGCCGCTACTCACCGTTCACCATCAATGTGGAACGCGAAAAGCCGTGGCACACCGTCACCGGGCGTCAGCATTACTTTGTTGACCATGACTGGATGACCGAGTTGGGCGAGCAGTTACCTGTCTACCGGCCTCCGTTGGACATGGCGCGGCACTACGGTAACCAAGGGTTCACCACCCCCGGCTCAACCGGGGTAACCGTTCGTTACCTCACCCCACACTCCAAGTGGTCCATGCACTCCCAGTTCCAGGACAACCCCTACATGCTTGGTCTGTCCCGTGGTGGGCCGGTCATTTGGATGTCCGTTGAAGACGCCGACGAGGCGGGAGTCAAGGACAACGACTGGATCGAAGCTGTCAACCGTAACGGTGTGATTGTCTGCCGTGCGGTGGTGTCTCACCGCATGCCGCAGGGCACCTGCTACATGTACCACTCCAAGGACCGCAACGTTGACGTGCCAAAGGCTGAGGCCTCCGGTAAGCGCGGCGGTATTGAGAACGCGCTGACCATGATCATGATGAAGCCATCACACTTCCTTGGTGGCTATGGACAGTTCACGTACGCCTTTAACTACTACGGCCCAACGGGGAACCAACGCGATGAGTTCACCGTTATCCGCAAACGAAACCAGGAGGTTGAATACTGA